AATGGCAAATCTGCAAACTCCACTTACTAGGTTAAGCTGCTGGGAATATTATGGTCACAGTGTGTGGCATTCGGGCTAGACAATCCATACAGGTCATTGTAAATGTAGAGGTCTAATCATTTTGTTCTTCCCAGAAGAGGAAGACTTCCATATGTTTTGCAGTGTATATTGGACATTAACCACATATGAACAAAGCATAGTGTTTCACCACAGGTTGAGAATGTATTTGCTGTGGTTTGCCCTCGTGGGCGGGCGCTTGCACACCGAACAAGCTGCAAAACAGCATTGCATTTACGGGTCTGATTAACAAGGTAATTTTtccaatatatttatatatcgcAATTTTTGCTGTCCTTTCAATCAGTACACACTTGTGGTTGCATTTTTACGAAGAagaaattcatatttaaacTAAAGAGTTCCTTTTTAGCTAAGCACAGTTTTTGGGGGGGAAGGGGATGGCCACCCAAAAGAAGTTctgtaaacaacaaacactgactCCTTTGATCTGATGGAAGACTATAGTCACCCGATTGACTCGTGTCTCATTTGGTAAATgaaatgtacatgtgtgtatacTAAACTGAATGTCATGGGTGTTCTCTCCTCAAgaaaatttacattttatttgtaacaaaACAGTAATGACATTTATCTTTCGGATATAATTCAGAAATTTGGTCTTGGggtccttttttaattataatagTTCTCTTTGAacaatgaaactgaaaaaaaaagacattatgaCTGATCCGATTCTAATGCCCTAGTGATTGAGTGATTGGCTTACAGGGCCTGTGGTGCAGTTAGAAACAGGAAttcaaatatttgcttttaaaaagaaataagacataaatcacatttctcCACTTAATGTATTCCGTTAGCAGAGGGCCATTTGGCTAAGTATTTTCTCTGTGCTCCAGAATATAGTGACAATGTGGAGACAAATCTCACAGTTATACaattttcttgttttaaaatgattgccCCTGCCTGATATGAACAACTTTGCAttcatagaaaaataaattTGTGACTATCTCTACACCGTCCCTAACTGTCATGTCCAACCTCTGTCATTGTAGCACTCGGCATGTCTCACATATTCTTAAATCTCACTTGTAGAAATTATGCTTTTTACAtcaactggaaaaaaaagaagaacgaAAAAGCAAACCCTGTATCATCTGAAATGGTCAAATGGCAAACCATATGCTCTAGGAATAAATAAGTGTTCATACTTCACACTCTTTGTAAGGCAGTTGCTGACACTTGCACTGCCCATAGCCGTTTATGATCACGAGGGCCCCTTCCTCATGGCTGGGCTCGTACTCATTATAGGGTACCTGTGTAGCTAGATCTGCCATAGGCTGCCGCTGCTGGGTCCTCATCTGTCTGCGGTTCTGAATAGCCGAACAGTGGCGTATCCTGCGCAGGGTGGGAGGGCAGCACTTCCGTGAGATATACACAACgaaaatgatgaaaaagaatgaaaatagAAGGGCCATAGTTCCAATGATAACCCTATGAGTCATTACAGTGTTGTCCATTGCAGAGAAGTCCTCTGTCACAGCTGCCTCTTCCATCGGAGCAGTGGTTGCTTGAGCAGTgcgtggtgttgttgttgtggtcgTTGTGGTAGTGACTGTGGTAAAGCTCCCAAAATCCTCTGCATAGTCCTGCGTGGGGGTAGGCTGCATAATTCCAAATAGGGAGCTTGTCATCTCTGCAGCTATAGTAGCGTCCGTGGTCGTACTAATGGTCTGAACAACCGGCGCTGAGAAATTCTGGCAAAGCTGGAATCCATAAACAGCATCGAGTATCTCCTCTCCTTGGGCATATTCAGGACTATGGCAGAGGATGGAATGTTCCCACCTTCCCTTAAAGGTGCTGAGCCATGTGGCCAGAGAGCAAATCCTTTTGGTACATTCCCAATAGTTGCTCGACAGCCCAATAGTACCCAGAGACTGCCACATATCCATGACTGTGGGATCCAGACTGCTTAATTTGTTGTTATCCAGCAGCAAAATCTTTAAATTTGGCAGCGTTTGAAACACATCAGATGTCAGGACACGGATCTCATTTCCGGTCAGGTCCAGTTTCTCTAGAGTGGTCCACGTCCACTCCATGCCACAGGTTAAGTTGCTGATTTTATTCCACTGCAGGAACAGAAACTGGAGGGCAACAAGGCGAGGGAAATGGGCCAAGTTGATCTTGGTCAGCTGATTGTGCTCCAAGTGGAGCTCTTTGAGCTTAATGAGCCCAGCAAATCCATTCCGGGCCAGACTCCGTAGACGGTTGCTGCTCAGGCCCAGATATTCCAGGCTGCGGCAGTCCCAGAATGCCCGGACAGGTGTGGTGCGGAGTAAATTAGAGCGGAGGTGGAGTATCTGGAGTTTCCTCAGTCCATGAAACAGTTCTGGTTCCAATGCAGTCATCTGATTGAAAGACAGGTCCAGGATCTGGAGGTTGATGAGGTGGATGAAGGTTGTGTTGGGCAACTTGGTGATACGATTGGAGCTCAGATTGAGGTCCTTCAGCTTGTAGAGCCCTTGAAAGGCATCCTCTTGTACTGTTGTAATCTGGTTGTGGTCTAAATGTAGCCATGTGAGCTGGCTGAAGCCATAGAATTGATCAGGGCTGAGCTCGGTGATGCTGTTGTGGCGAAGCGACAACCCCAGGGCCCCTTTGTCCACACCATCTGGGGGTGCCTGAAGCCCCTGGGTGTCGCAGTAGAACTGCAGGTCCTCACAGCGGCATTTTTGAGGGCAGGTCGTGCACGATGCAGAAGGCAGCAGGCACACTAGGAGCATGCTGATCACATACAGATACAGAGCCGCTGGTGCAGGTCCCACCAATGGCCACCTTGAATGGAAACCTGGGTGGGTTCAAAGATAACAAAATGAACTGTGGGGCGGGAAAGCTTATCTCTGCAGAGCACTTATTACTAATTCATGGTGACGATTGTGCTTTTTGTCTGTGCTCTCAATCTTTCACATACaggcatacatacatacaaacacacagcagttcTTTTGCAGTGACAACTTTCACAGTGTGTGAAGATTCTCTAAAGCTTGGGAATAATTACATTGTAATGTACTTAGATATTTAATGTTGAATTACATACATGACCTGGACTTTGTTTCCACACCCTTGCTACTTATATTAAGCCCATTTTTTGCCTATTTTGAGCTCTGTAATCTGGATCAAATACTAATGTAAAGCTTTTTGCTGTCATTCATGAATTATTGCGTATGTTGTTCCTTTTAAGAAGC
The DNA window shown above is from Eleginops maclovinus isolate JMC-PN-2008 ecotype Puerto Natales chromosome 23, JC_Emac_rtc_rv5, whole genome shotgun sequence and carries:
- the lrrtm2 gene encoding leucine-rich repeat transmembrane neuronal protein 2 is translated as MGFHSRWPLVGPAPAALYLYVISMLLVCLLPSASCTTCPQKCRCEDLQFYCDTQGLQAPPDGVDKGALGLSLRHNSITELSPDQFYGFSQLTWLHLDHNQITTVQEDAFQGLYKLKDLNLSSNRITKLPNTTFIHLINLQILDLSFNQMTALEPELFHGLRKLQILHLRSNLLRTTPVRAFWDCRSLEYLGLSSNRLRSLARNGFAGLIKLKELHLEHNQLTKINLAHFPRLVALQFLFLQWNKISNLTCGMEWTWTTLEKLDLTGNEIRVLTSDVFQTLPNLKILLLDNNKLSSLDPTVMDMWQSLGTIGLSSNYWECTKRICSLATWLSTFKGRWEHSILCHSPEYAQGEEILDAVYGFQLCQNFSAPVVQTISTTTDATIAAEMTSSLFGIMQPTPTQDYAEDFGSFTTVTTTTTTTTTPRTAQATTAPMEEAAVTEDFSAMDNTVMTHRVIIGTMALLFSFFFIIFVVYISRKCCPPTLRRIRHCSAIQNRRQMRTQQRQPMADLATQVPYNEYEPSHEEGALVIINGYGQCKCQQLPYKECEV